Proteins encoded in a region of the Anopheles aquasalis chromosome 2, idAnoAquaMG_Q_19, whole genome shotgun sequence genome:
- the LOC126572463 gene encoding protein drumstick isoform X2 gives MFAVMRIDNDDRRADFRRKMRPKCEFVCKFCQRRFTKPYNLMIHERTHKSPEVTFSCEVCGKYFKRQDNLRSHRCSQCIWR, from the exons ATGTTTGCGGTAATGCGTattgacaacgacgaccgtaGGGCCGACTTCCGTCGCAAGATGCGACCAAAGTGCGAGTTTGTCTGCAAGTTCTGCCAGCGGCGCTTCACCAAGCCGTACAACCTGATGATTCACGAGCGCACGCACAAGAGCCCGGAGGTGACGTTCTCCTGCGAGGTTTGCGGCAAGTACTTCAAGCGGCAGGACAACCTTCGCTCGCACAG ATGCAGTCAATGTATTTGGCGGTAA